From the Bacteroidia bacterium genome, the window CGCGATTAAACCATGCTACAAACATTTTAATAAACTGCAGAAAAAAATTTGTTGGGAATTATTTCATTGATCTGATCAACAAAATACTCTTCCTGTTTCTCAATTAATTCTTTTGCCAATACGCCATATACAACACCTCTTTCATAGTCATTTCCTTCAATATACATTTCCCAGACACCTTGTTGATTTTTGCGCAACCAGTTGTTGCCGATACGATAGCTGTCAACACCTGTTTGAATACGTTTAAGGTCACCTGGTTTTAGTTTACTGCTTATAGCAGGATCGGGAATCTGAATCCTCCATAGAAATAAAAGAAATAATATAATAAGTATGCCTGCAGTCCATAGTAAAGTTTTAAATATAAAGCGCAGACTACCTTTAAACGATGGCATTAATAGTATTTAAAATTCTGATTGGCGAAGGTAATAAAAACATGGGGGCGCTCCTTAAGCGCCCCATGTGTAAATCATGAAAATTATTTTTAATATCCAACAGTAATGGTGCTGCCGTCTGATTCTGACGGATGCACTGCCATAACCGGTATTTTACTATGGTTCACAACCTGTGTTGCATAGGTGCCAAGGAAAAATCCGGTAATACTTGGTTCTTGTTCTGTCATTATTACAATTAAATCAGCATCCCATTCTTCTGCTGCTTGCATGGTCATTTTGGCCAGGTTGTCGCCTTCAACAAATTTTTTCTCAACACTTACTCCATGTTGCAGAAGCCATTCCTCTACCTGATCCACTTTTAGTTTAAACATTCTCTTATTGTCTTCATTACCGAAGTTTATAAGACCTGCAATACAAATGTGTGAACCATAAGAACGTGCAACAGCTAATGCATAACTTACTTTCTGACGTGATTGTGGTGTATTATCAATTGGTAAAACAATTTTTTTAAACCCAATTTTCTTGCTGTGTGTCTGTACAGAAATCACCGGACAGCCTGCCTCTTCAACAACCTTGCTGGTGTTGGTTCCGACATTAAACTTTTTGTATCCGGAAACACCATGCGTTCCCATAATTATGATGTCAACTCTCTCGCGTTTGGCAACATCAACAATTTTACGATAAATTCTGCCAACCTCTGTGATAGACTTTACGGTAATACCGTTATTCATATGAATTTGCTTGCCAATTTCTTCGAGTTTGGTATTCGATTCAGACTCTAACTTTTTATCTACGTTTCCAAATGCTGCACCAAATGCCGAAGTAAAAGAAACCGATTCTAGAATATGAAGCAGATAAATATCTGCCTTTAATAATTTGGCCATGAAAACGGCATGTTCCAAGCTTAACGCTGCTGTTTCTGAAAAATCATAAGGAATTAAAATTCTCTTGATTTCAAATAATTGATTGCTGCTCATAGGAAATGGATTTATGATAGTACATATTGTGTTGTGTCTTTTCTAACCATAGGTCGGATGCATAAGACAGGAATTTCTGAGTTATTAATAACTTCTTGTGCTGCTGTGCCGATAAATAAATCTGCAATATTGGTTTCGCCTTGAGTCATGATGATTATTAAATCACACTTTTTCATTCTTGCATATTCGATTATACTTAACGATACATTTGAATCACTTTGCGGAATTAATTCACCTTGACATTCAACGCCCGATTCGGTAATGAACTGTTTTACCTGCTGCAATTGTCGTTCCAATTTATTGACTAAAAACTCATCATTGGTTTCAAGCACTGAAAAAATGTGCACTACAGCATCAAAAAGTTTTGCCATATCAATGGCATAGTTCACCTTTTCGCGTGTTTCTTTGGTAAGATCCAGCGGTAGTGCAATATCCTTACATCCTTTAAGGTGTTCATGACCTTTGATTGTAATGACAGGACATAAAGCTTCTTTAATTACTCGTGAAGTGTTGGAGCCGAGAAATTTCTTTTTCATAGTGCTGGCACCTTGTGTTCCCATCACAATAAATGAAGCATTAACGTCATTGGCTTCAGCTACAATTTCATCATAAATTTTTCCTGTTCTGATATTGGTGGAGGTAGAAACCTTCTCTTCTTTATGCACCTTTGTTGCCAATTCATCCAGTCTGCGCTCAATATCATTTCGAATCTGATCGGCATAGTTTTCTTTTGAAAAAATACTGTTGGTTAAATGAGATATAAAGTCCTGATCAATTACGTGCAAAAGTCTGATATGACTTCCGGTTAACCGTGCAAGATTATAAGTTTGTGAAAGGGCAATGAGTGATTGTTCTGAAAAGTCTATCGGGGTGACTATAACCTTCTTCTCTTGGTTCATAAAAAACAGGTGTATTAACTATGCAAATATAAAAAAAGGAAATATCAAATTTAATAAAAATGCCCTCCAACTGATTATTTAACTGTAAATTACATGAGCAGGTCGGACTTTTAGCCTGATGATTTAATATATCTTACCTTAGCACAGAAATTTTTTACAAATGTTATGAATCAAATATCCGAATCAGAGCTTATTCTAAACCCCGATGGAAGTGTTTATCATCTCAACCTTCTTCCTGATGATATTTCTGATGTAATTATAAATGTTGGCGACCCTGATCGTGTATCAAAAGTCAGTGCTTTTTTTGACAACATTGAAGTAAAAAAGCAGAAACGTGAGTTTGTTACCCATACCGGTCATTATAAAGGGCGTAGAATTTCTGTTATATCAACCGGAATTGGAACTGACAACATTGATATTGTATATAATGAGCTTGATGCATTAGTGAATATTGATCTTAAAACAAGAACTGTAAAACCTAATTTAACAGCACTTAATCTTATTCGTATTGGCACTTCCGGAGCGCTTCAACCCGAAATTCCTGTTGACTCATTTGTGTTTTCGACATTCGGTTTAGGATTAGACGGTTTATTAAACTTTTATCAATATACAAATACTCCCGAAGAACAAGCTATTATTGAAGGTTTCAGAAAGCACTATCCCAATAATTGCAAGCTGCCTGAATCCTATCTGACACGCAGCTCTTTAAAATTAGAAAAAGCACTTTCAGAAGGTATGTTTAAAGGTATTACTGCATCTTGCTCAGGTTTTTATGCACCGCAAGGAAGGGTGTTGCGCTATCAACTGGCCAGGACAGATATGATTGAAAAATTAAATTCATTCCGTCATGGTGAGCACAAAGTCACTAATTTTGAAATGGAAACCGGTGCTATGTATGGTTTGGCTAAACTTTTAGGACATCATTGTTGTGCTGTAAATCTTATTGTTGCCAACAGAATTGCACAAGAATTTTCAAAAAAATATGAAGAGCGCATGCATCAATTAATTCAAACTGTATTAGATAGAATCAGTGCTCAACTATAAATTTTTCAGAGGTATATGTCTGTTTCAGTAAAAAATGTAACTAAACTTTTTGGGAAGCAACGTGCTTTGGATAATGTAAGTTTTGAAATCAACACCGGACAGGTTGTTGGTTTACTTGGACCCAATGGTGCGGGTAAATCAACGCTTATGAAAATAATTTCATGCTTTATTCCTCAGCATGAAGGGAAAGTTTCTGTTTGTGGCTTTGATACACTCTCACAATCCTTAGACGTAAGGCGCAATGTTGGATATCTTTCCGAGCATAACCCGCTTTATCCTGACATGTTTGTTAAAGAGTATCTTCAGTTTGTTGGTGGAATTTTTTTACCTCAAAAAGCAGCTGCAAAATGTGCCGACAACATGATTGCCCTCACAGGATTAACACCTGAATATAAAAAGAAAATTGGTGCACTCTCAAAAGGTTATAGACAAAGAGTAGGAATTGCACAAGCACTTATTCATGATCCTGCTGTTCTCATTCTTGATGAACCAACTTCCGGATTAGACCCCAATCAGTTGGTTGAAATTCGTGCTTTAATACAATCCATAGGAAAACAAAAAACCGTTATTCTTTCTACACACATAATGCAGGAGGTTGAGGCTATTTGCAATCGTGTTATTATAATCAACAAAGGAAAAATTGTGGCTGATGATGATACCGGCATGCTTCGTCAAAAAGCTAATACTGTGCATGAAATCACTGTTGAGTTTGATGGAAAAATTGATGCTAAGTGGCTGCAATCTATTCCTACGGTGAGTAAGGTTATTCAACATTCCGGAAATACGTGGAAGGTAAATTACAGCGGTGACGATGATGTGCGTAAAGCTGTTTTCACTATGGCAGTAAGTCATAATGTAGCTGTACTGTCAATGCAAAAAGAAGAAAGCCGCCTTGAAGATGTGTTTCAACAGCTTACACAAGGTTGATTCTAACAAATACCGTCTCTTTTATTTATAAATATTTTAGGGTATTATTCAAACAGCCTTTATCAGGAAAAAATTCTTCTTACCTTTTTGAATCAGTAAAAATTTATTAGCAATCAACTGTTCTTTATTGACAATTTGCGAAGGGTCAGAAAATTTCAGCTTATTCATTGAAACACCGTTTGCAGTAATCATTTTTCGTGCTTCTCCTTTGCTTCCAAAAATTGATGTCTCTACTGCAAATAAATCAAGTACCTGTGTGCCTGCCTGAATTTTTTGAAAATCAACTTCAAATGCATTTTTACCTAATCCGTTAAAAACATCTTGTAAATCAGTCTCCGTTAATTGGGCAAGTTCTTTATCAGTGCCATTAAAAAACACTTCTGAAATTTCTAAAGCCCTATCGCAATCCTGTTGCGAATGTACACGGGTTGTTATTTCACCAGCTAATGCTTTTTGAAGTAATCTTAAGTGGGGCGCATTTAAATGTTCCGACTCTATTGTTTCTATCTCCTGTTGATTCTTCAGAGAAAATATGCGTATATAATTTTTTGCATCTTCATCACTTGCATTTAGCCAGAACTGATAAAAAGCATAAGGTGATGTTTTATTTCTGTCGAGCCATAAATTTCCGCTTTCTGTCTTACCGAACTTAGTACCGTCAGATTTTTTTATCAATGGTGTTGTTAAAGCAAATGCATCTTCAACACGACCTTTTCTTCGAAGTAATTCAGTTCCTGTAACAATATTTCCCCACTGATCGCTGCCTCCCATTTGCAGTTTACAGTTTTTTGCATAATATAAATGATAGAAGTCGTATCCCTGCACTAACTGATATGCCATTTCCATAAATGTCATTCCATTTTCTAATCTGTTTTTTACAGAATCTTTTGCCAGCATATAATTAACAGTAATGTGCTTACCCACATCACGAATAAAATCAAGAAACTTCACATCCCTGAACCAGTCATAATTATTGACAATTTCTGCTGAATTTTTTCCACAGTCAAAATCCAGAAATTTCTCTAATTGTTTTTTCTGACAATTTAAGTTGTGTTGCAGAATTTCTTCACTTAACATATTTCTTTCTGCGCTTTTTCCACTTGGATCACCAACCATGCCTGTTGCACCACCAACCAATGCAATTGGTTTGTGTCCTGCTCTTTGAAAATGCATTAATGTAGTAACCTGTACTAAATTTCCAACGCCCAATGAATCACTGGTAGGGTCAAATCCTATATAGCCGGTAACTGTTTCTTTATTCAATAATTCTTCTGTCCCGGGCATTATATCCTGCAGCATGCCGCGCCATCTGAGTTCGTCAATAAATCCCATATCTGATTTTTAGTGCCGGCAAAGATAATCATACAGCACTTTACTATTATCAGCTACAAAGGGTAAAATTCATGCAACCTTTTATTTGTTGTTCCGTACAACTTGCTTTAACATTAGCAATATGGCATACAAACAAATCATTATCCCTGAAAGATTTCTCAACTATTTATATCATGCTTTTAAAAACATAAGTAATCCTGAGAGTCACAGAGTAAAACTAATTACACGCGATGGACAGAAGTACCGCAATCTGCAGGTGATAAATGGTTGTGTGCTGCTAATAGAACGTTCAGCACCCGTTACTTCAAACGATATTGAAATTCTTCAACTTGATATGGATTTTATTCCGGTAAAAGTTAAATAATATTTGATGTTGGCACAGCCGGTAGTTCCGTTTACGGAATTGCCGGTTTTTTATTTGCTGATATTCTATCTCAAATTTTCACTTGTGCTGCACCTTGCTTCCTGCAATCCCAGATTTGCAAATCTTTAGGCAATTTACTGACATCAACTTTTGTGCGACTGCTCAAATCAACAATCAACAAATCAGAATCAAAATATTTAAAAAGTGTTGGTAGTTTATTTCTGAAACGCGAGGTAACAATTAGCCCATCAACTTTAATTTTGTTTAATGGTGTTTTTTGGGGTAGCCAGCTACCGGGAATAAAAAATAATTTACTGTCTATTTGAATAAATCCATCTTGAATAGCAGCAATATTTCCAACTATTTTACTGTTAAAAATCTCTTTTACTTTACTTTCTGAAGGCTGCTGAAAAAATGGAATGTGAAGCATTTCTCTTTTACCGGTTTCATACCAATAACGGTTAATATTAAAACGCAACAGGCTTTTATCTTCTATTACTTGTTGCGGTGTTATGACTAACCTCTTTCTTGCCTGTGACAAATCAATTGCTGTACTGTTTTTTAAGGCATATATTGTTAAGGTTTTTTGTTGCAGAATATTCCACTCATGCCACAGTTGGGCAAATAGAAAAACGATTGTCAATGCTAATGCTCCATAAAGCGCATTCCTATAGTTATAAAGCAGAAACCATACTATAAAAGCTATGATGCCATAGATAATCCATGTTTCTGCAATGTTAATATACAATCCACTAATCAAAGCAAACGGAAGGTTTTCTAAAAACAATAATAATTTATTCATAAGAAAGGTGAGTACAAAAGTTATTTTCCAAGAATAAAATACAAGAGATGACATGAAGGGTAATGCAGATAAAATAGTAGCGCCAACTGAAACCCAAATAATTCCCGTTGAGATAGGAATGACTAAAAGGTTAGATATTAAAAACAGATTCGGGAACTGATTAAAATAAAGTATTCCTAATGGAAATGTTACCAACTGCGCACATAATGACACTGAGGTCAACTGCCATGCCTGATTCATGAGTATTGAACTTGGATAAAGGACAGTAACCAATCGCTGATTCAGATAAACAATTCCTATAACAGCAAGATAAGAAAGCTGAAAACCAACTTCCGTAATTGAAAACGGATTAATCAACAACAGTAATAATGCAGAAGCCAGTGTAGTGTTCAGCATATAATTATCACGACCCAATTGTTTTGCAATGATGATGATTGAAATCATTGTTGCTGACCTTAATACTGAAGGTGAAAGTCCTGTAAGCATGGCATAAAACCAAATCAATAACAGAATTAGCAGTTGTTTAAACAGATTCAGATTCTTCTTATTGTCAGGAATAAAAATCAGTCTTTGCAATATCACAAAAATCAACCCTACATGCAATCCTGAAACACTTAAAACATGTAATGCACCCGAACTTGCATAAGCCGACAATAAATCATCATCAAGTAAATCATTAAAGCCTATTAACAGTGCTGAGCAGACCGCCACTTCCTGCGGAACTAAAATTTGTCCATGTATTTCATTCAAAAACTTTTTCCGTAATTCAAAAGCCGTACTCAAAAGAATATTAGAGAATCCTTTTCCTGCAGAAGCCCATCGCCCTGACTTTAAATAAAACTGATGGTATATCTGATGAAAACCAAGAAACCTTTTGTAGTTAAATGACCCCGGATTTTGCGGTGGTGCAATCGGTTGTGGTTTTGCATTGGTAACAATCATATCAGCATACTGCAATGCCTTTGCCGCAGCATCAGTGGCAAAATACAACAGTGTCTTACCTCTGCATGTCTGCCATTTATTGTTTTCAAAAACTGCTTCTATTTCAGCTTCTGCTTTTAAGGATTTTTGTTTGATGTGGTATGGCTCGGTTATACGGAGTAAAAAGTATTCAGCACTTTCAAATTGTGAATAGTGATATGGGTCATATTGTTTCGTCTTTAGTTGTGTGAGTAAAACACCCGAAGAAAATAAAAACAAATGCAATACTATTCCAAAAAGGTATCGAAGTTTATATCGCTGACTGAAATAATTTGAGAAATGAAAAACTAAAATTCCACTAAACCCTGAAAACAATATAGCAATTGCCAGCCATGAAGGCACATACATAAATATGCCTACTATTATACCGGTAACAAAGGGTATTAAAATTCTTAAAACAGGAATATGCGATAGGTGACGCATAACTGTGCGGTTTGCTGTAAAAGTATAAAATAAAACACAATATTGTAGATATTAATCGAAAAAAAAGATTGTGCTACTTTTCTCAATCTGACGAACAAAATATACCAATACCTCTGAAGAATAATTTTCTATATATTATCGGAAGAACTTTCTAAATGAAACTGATAAAAGAAAAAGATAATATCTATTAAAGTAATTCAACAATACGATAATTCACTTAAGAATATTTTGTGGAATCTTAAAACACATTGAATAAAAACATTTAGGTGTTTACAATCGGTAAATTCATTAAAGAACTTCCATTCGCAAATTACAACGACTGCAAAAATTTTATCAAAGCTAGT encodes:
- a CDS encoding ComEC/Rec2 family competence protein; translation: MRHLSHIPVLRILIPFVTGIIVGIFMYVPSWLAIAILFSGFSGILVFHFSNYFSQRYKLRYLFGIVLHLFLFSSGVLLTQLKTKQYDPYHYSQFESAEYFLLRITEPYHIKQKSLKAEAEIEAVFENNKWQTCRGKTLLYFATDAAAKALQYADMIVTNAKPQPIAPPQNPGSFNYKRFLGFHQIYHQFYLKSGRWASAGKGFSNILLSTAFELRKKFLNEIHGQILVPQEVAVCSALLIGFNDLLDDDLLSAYASSGALHVLSVSGLHVGLIFVILQRLIFIPDNKKNLNLFKQLLILLLIWFYAMLTGLSPSVLRSATMISIIIIAKQLGRDNYMLNTTLASALLLLLINPFSITEVGFQLSYLAVIGIVYLNQRLVTVLYPSSILMNQAWQLTSVSLCAQLVTFPLGILYFNQFPNLFLISNLLVIPISTGIIWVSVGATILSALPFMSSLVFYSWKITFVLTFLMNKLLLFLENLPFALISGLYINIAETWIIYGIIAFIVWFLLYNYRNALYGALALTIVFLFAQLWHEWNILQQKTLTIYALKNSTAIDLSQARKRLVITPQQVIEDKSLLRFNINRYWYETGKREMLHIPFFQQPSESKVKEIFNSKIVGNIAAIQDGFIQIDSKLFFIPGSWLPQKTPLNKIKVDGLIVTSRFRNKLPTLFKYFDSDLLIVDLSSRTKVDVSKLPKDLQIWDCRKQGAAQVKI
- the tyrS gene encoding tyrosine--tRNA ligase; the protein is MGFIDELRWRGMLQDIMPGTEELLNKETVTGYIGFDPTSDSLGVGNLVQVTTLMHFQRAGHKPIALVGGATGMVGDPSGKSAERNMLSEEILQHNLNCQKKQLEKFLDFDCGKNSAEIVNNYDWFRDVKFLDFIRDVGKHITVNYMLAKDSVKNRLENGMTFMEMAYQLVQGYDFYHLYYAKNCKLQMGGSDQWGNIVTGTELLRRKGRVEDAFALTTPLIKKSDGTKFGKTESGNLWLDRNKTSPYAFYQFWLNASDEDAKNYIRIFSLKNQQEIETIESEHLNAPHLRLLQKALAGEITTRVHSQQDCDRALEISEVFFNGTDKELAQLTETDLQDVFNGLGKNAFEVDFQKIQAGTQVLDLFAVETSIFGSKGEARKMITANGVSMNKLKFSDPSQIVNKEQLIANKFLLIQKGKKNFFLIKAV
- the gldA gene encoding gliding motility-associated ABC transporter ATP-binding subunit GldA, giving the protein MSVSVKNVTKLFGKQRALDNVSFEINTGQVVGLLGPNGAGKSTLMKIISCFIPQHEGKVSVCGFDTLSQSLDVRRNVGYLSEHNPLYPDMFVKEYLQFVGGIFLPQKAAAKCADNMIALTGLTPEYKKKIGALSKGYRQRVGIAQALIHDPAVLILDEPTSGLDPNQLVEIRALIQSIGKQKTVILSTHIMQEVEAICNRVIIINKGKIVADDDTGMLRQKANTVHEITVEFDGKIDAKWLQSIPTVSKVIQHSGNTWKVNYSGDDDVRKAVFTMAVSHNVAVLSMQKEESRLEDVFQQLTQG
- a CDS encoding universal stress protein; protein product: MNQEKKVIVTPIDFSEQSLIALSQTYNLARLTGSHIRLLHVIDQDFISHLTNSIFSKENYADQIRNDIERRLDELATKVHKEEKVSTSTNIRTGKIYDEIVAEANDVNASFIVMGTQGASTMKKKFLGSNTSRVIKEALCPVITIKGHEHLKGCKDIALPLDLTKETREKVNYAIDMAKLFDAVVHIFSVLETNDEFLVNKLERQLQQVKQFITESGVECQGELIPQSDSNVSLSIIEYARMKKCDLIIIMTQGETNIADLFIGTAAQEVINNSEIPVLCIRPMVRKDTTQYVLS
- a CDS encoding universal stress protein — its product is MSSNQLFEIKRILIPYDFSETAALSLEHAVFMAKLLKADIYLLHILESVSFTSAFGAAFGNVDKKLESESNTKLEEIGKQIHMNNGITVKSITEVGRIYRKIVDVAKRERVDIIIMGTHGVSGYKKFNVGTNTSKVVEEAGCPVISVQTHSKKIGFKKIVLPIDNTPQSRQKVSYALAVARSYGSHICIAGLINFGNEDNKRMFKLKVDQVEEWLLQHGVSVEKKFVEGDNLAKMTMQAAEEWDADLIVIMTEQEPSITGFFLGTYATQVVNHSKIPVMAVHPSESDGSTITVGY
- a CDS encoding nucleoside phosphorylase, translated to MNQISESELILNPDGSVYHLNLLPDDISDVIINVGDPDRVSKVSAFFDNIEVKKQKREFVTHTGHYKGRRISVISTGIGTDNIDIVYNELDALVNIDLKTRTVKPNLTALNLIRIGTSGALQPEIPVDSFVFSTFGLGLDGLLNFYQYTNTPEEQAIIEGFRKHYPNNCKLPESYLTRSSLKLEKALSEGMFKGITASCSGFYAPQGRVLRYQLARTDMIEKLNSFRHGEHKVTNFEMETGAMYGLAKLLGHHCCAVNLIVANRIAQEFSKKYEERMHQLIQTVLDRISAQL